One window from the genome of Diospyros lotus cultivar Yz01 chromosome 11, ASM1463336v1, whole genome shotgun sequence encodes:
- the LOC127813460 gene encoding probable inactive receptor kinase At3g08680: MLSRAFTKPSSHKQSPRNDEQQSHRSVSIHEYEDCIFGFMDIDVPLIVCDGHDRDAGGEAAYLTLREVLRASVGMIGEGLLGMTEKVVLDRGRVCAVKRFRKLSVRRGEFGRSIQRLALASRRCQYLVPVRAYMYAKRMKFVVSDYYPMGSLADLLDGARKHGHTALGWNQRLTIILNISLAIAFIHSQSPGQDKRLPMNVHGNIKPSNVLINVDFTACLSDYGLAQLAERLEVSDTSWQLKPPPRPPQPAPCATALSQENDIYNFGVIMLDLLGGIKSMKRCSKEERVEIRRGKFDLLEAPMEGKGREEAMKVFEVALACTDPSPEARPSIDRLLFDLGNVCY, encoded by the exons ATGCTGTCCAGAGCCTTCACGAAGCCCAGCAGCCACAAGCAGAGCCCCAGAAACGATGAGCAGCAGAGCCACAGATCAGTGTCCATTCATGAGTACGAGGACTGCATCTTCGGCTTCATGGACATCGACGTGCCCTTGATCGTCTGCGACGGGCATGACCGGGATGCCGGCGGCGAGGCGGCGTACTTGACGCTGAGGGAGGTGTTGAGGGCGTCGGTCGGGATGATCGGCGAGGGCCTGCTGGGGATGACGGAGAAGGTGGTGCTAGACCGCGGTAGGGTTTGCGCGGTGAAGAGGTTCCGGAAGTTGAGCGTTCGTAGAGGCGAGTTCGGGCGGAGCATCCAGCGGCTGGCGCTGGCGAGCCGGCGTTGCCAATATCTGGTGCCGGTGAGGGCGTACATGTATGCCAAGAGGATGAAGTTCGTCGTCTCCGATTACTATCCCATGGGAAGCCTCGCCGACTTGCTTGATG GTGCCAGAAAACATGGGCACACAGCTCTGGGTTGGAATCAGAGGCTGACCATAATCCTCAACATATCCCTGGCCATTGCCTTCATCCATTCCCAGTCTCCAGGCCAAGACAAGCGCCTCCCCATGAACGTCCATGGCAACATCAAGCCCTCCAACGTCCTCATCAACGTCGACTTCACCGCCTGCCTCTCCGACTACGGCCTCGCCCAGCTGGCGGAGCGCCTGGAAGTTTCCGACACCAGCTGGCAGCTCAAGCCGCCCCCTCGGCCCCCCCAACCCGCGCCTTGCGCCACCGCCCTCTCCCAGGAGAACGACATCTACAACTTTGGGGTCATAATGTTGGACTTGCTTGGAGGGATTAAGTCTATGAAAAGATGCAGCAAAGAGGAGAGAGTAGAGATTAGAAGGGGGAAGTTTGATCTtcttgaggctccaatggaagggaaagggagagaggaaGCCATGAAGGTTTTCGAGGTTGCATTGGCTTGCACCGATCCATCCCCTGAGGCTAGGCCTTCCATAGATCGCCTACTCTTCGACTTGGGGAATGTATGCTATTAG